A genome region from Variovorax paradoxus includes the following:
- a CDS encoding branched-chain amino acid ABC transporter permease, producing MNTKKISLVVYALLLLALVLAPFFGAYPVFVMKLMCFALFAAAFNLLLGYTGLLSFGHAAFLGGSAYVAGHAMKVWGLTPELGLIAGTLTGAFLGWIFGVLAIRRQGIYFAMITLALAQMMFFVALQARFTGGEDGLQGVPRGKLFGLIDLSSDLTMYYVALVIVVAAFLLIVRTIHSPFGQVLKGIKENEPRALSLGYDVSRFKLLAFVISAALSGLAGSLKTLVLGFATLSDVHWTASGQVILMTLVGGLGTLSGPLVGSAVVVLLENKIGELGNLLARITTVDWFNTLGESVTMVTGLIFVICVLAFRKGIMGEIIAFVDRRRAK from the coding sequence ATGAACACGAAAAAAATCTCCCTCGTCGTCTACGCGCTGCTGTTGCTCGCGCTGGTGCTGGCTCCGTTCTTCGGCGCCTATCCGGTGTTCGTGATGAAGCTCATGTGCTTCGCGCTGTTCGCCGCGGCCTTCAACCTGCTGCTGGGCTACACCGGGCTGCTGTCCTTCGGCCATGCGGCCTTCCTCGGCGGCTCCGCGTACGTCGCTGGGCACGCGATGAAGGTCTGGGGCCTCACGCCCGAACTGGGCCTCATCGCGGGCACGCTCACCGGCGCCTTCCTCGGCTGGATCTTCGGCGTGCTGGCCATCCGCCGCCAGGGCATCTACTTCGCGATGATCACGCTGGCGCTCGCGCAGATGATGTTCTTCGTCGCGCTGCAGGCCAGGTTCACGGGCGGCGAGGACGGCCTGCAGGGCGTGCCGCGCGGCAAGCTCTTCGGCCTGATCGACCTGTCGAGCGACCTCACCATGTACTACGTCGCGCTGGTGATCGTGGTGGCCGCGTTCCTGCTGATCGTGCGCACCATCCACTCCCCGTTCGGCCAGGTCCTCAAGGGCATCAAGGAAAACGAACCACGCGCGCTGTCGCTGGGCTACGACGTGAGCCGCTTCAAGCTGCTGGCCTTCGTGATCTCGGCGGCGCTGTCGGGCCTTGCAGGTTCGCTCAAGACGCTGGTGCTGGGCTTCGCCACGCTGTCGGACGTGCACTGGACCGCCTCGGGCCAGGTCATCCTGATGACGCTGGTGGGCGGCCTCGGCACGCTCTCGGGTCCGCTGGTGGGCTCCGCGGTGGTGGTGCTGCTGGAGAACAAGATCGGCGAACTCGGCAACCTGCTGGCGCGCATCACCACCGTCGACTGGTTCAACACGCTGGGCGAGTCGGTGACCATGGTCACGGGCCTGATCTTCGTGATCTGCGTGCTGGCCTTCCGCAAGGGGATCATGGGCGAGATCATCGCCTTCGTCGACCGGCGGCGCGCGAAGTAG
- a CDS encoding penicillin acylase family protein, with translation MTRMNLRPASRRSLGQRHSSGALALAGIAAFSAFGLAGCASNPPSSSDTPARPSSSFTVPGLEKPAEVLVDRWGVPHMYAGTLYDAFVAQGFIAARDRLWQMDLWRKRGLGEMAKDFGPAWVDSDRAARAVLYRGDMYREWLAYGSDAKRVAEAFTAGVNAYVAQVRAQPALLPPEFALLGYQPAMWSPEDVVRIRHHGLTLNLTSEIDRARAFCAGGAGVKADWLRRELDPPVNPRVPQGLDPCTIPAAELRAAYLRATEPPQFTKANTRIASVVARVPGDVGDELAQQAPEGDPTGAYGSNNWVIAPKLTSTGRPILANDPHRAHGAPSLRYMAHLSAPGMDAIGAGEPFLPGLSIGHNGTIAFGLTRFYMDQEDLYVYQLNPRNANEYRYQGRWEPMVRVTERIAVKGESAPREVVNTFTRHGPVLLAEPGRQRAFALRAAWLEPGMAPYFGSMDYMRARNWDQFRAAMNRWGAPGENQVYADTGGNVGWIPGGLTPIRPNWDGLMPVPGDGRYEWSGFRNGDELPFEFNPARGYVVTANENNIPPDHPAAKKGVGYEWSDAARARRLKELFAAKVAAGSRFSIEDSERMQNDIVATPAQRVLKLLAGLRSDDAQTAAALRMLQGWDGTMDRDSAPAALYEVWSSKFLRPAVLKAGAGDAGAALAAPGDNTRMVLLLENPFGWVSNEQRDALLLKTLPAAMQELGARLGSDTASWKWGALHRAEFRHPLAGVVDPATRRKLDVGDWPMSGSSFTPMAATYRASDYKLTAGASFRMVLDVGNWDASRVVNAPGQSGNPDSPNYRDLAPLWLDGKYVPLVYSRSAVEKETLERIQLTPGK, from the coding sequence ATGACAAGAATGAACCTGCGCCCGGCATCGCGGCGCTCGTTAGGTCAAAGGCATTCCTCCGGCGCGCTGGCGCTTGCAGGCATCGCGGCTTTCTCGGCCTTCGGGCTCGCCGGTTGCGCATCGAACCCGCCGTCATCATCCGACACGCCCGCGCGTCCTTCCTCTTCGTTCACGGTGCCCGGCCTCGAGAAGCCGGCCGAGGTGCTGGTCGACCGCTGGGGCGTGCCGCACATGTACGCGGGCACGCTCTACGACGCCTTCGTGGCGCAGGGCTTCATCGCCGCGCGCGACCGGCTCTGGCAAATGGATTTGTGGCGCAAGCGCGGGCTCGGCGAGATGGCGAAGGACTTCGGCCCCGCGTGGGTCGACAGCGACCGCGCCGCGCGTGCCGTGCTCTATCGCGGCGACATGTACCGCGAGTGGCTGGCCTACGGCTCCGATGCCAAGCGCGTGGCCGAGGCCTTCACGGCAGGCGTCAATGCCTACGTGGCGCAGGTGCGCGCGCAGCCCGCGCTGCTGCCGCCGGAGTTCGCGCTGCTCGGCTACCAGCCGGCCATGTGGTCGCCGGAAGACGTGGTGCGCATCCGGCACCACGGCCTCACGCTGAACTTGACGTCGGAGATCGACCGCGCGCGTGCGTTCTGTGCCGGCGGTGCCGGCGTCAAGGCCGACTGGCTGCGCCGCGAACTCGATCCGCCCGTCAATCCGCGCGTGCCGCAGGGGCTCGACCCTTGCACCATTCCTGCGGCCGAACTGCGCGCCGCCTACCTGCGCGCGACCGAGCCGCCGCAGTTCACCAAGGCCAACACGCGCATCGCCTCGGTGGTGGCGCGCGTGCCGGGCGACGTCGGCGACGAGCTGGCGCAGCAGGCGCCCGAGGGCGACCCGACCGGCGCCTACGGCAGCAACAACTGGGTGATCGCGCCGAAGCTGACGTCCACCGGAAGGCCCATTCTTGCCAACGACCCGCACCGCGCGCACGGCGCGCCGAGCCTGCGCTACATGGCGCACCTGAGCGCGCCGGGCATGGACGCGATCGGCGCGGGCGAGCCCTTCCTGCCGGGCCTGTCGATCGGCCACAACGGCACCATTGCTTTCGGCCTCACGCGCTTCTACATGGACCAGGAAGACCTGTACGTGTACCAACTCAACCCGCGCAATGCCAACGAGTACCGCTACCAGGGCCGATGGGAGCCGATGGTGCGCGTCACCGAGCGCATCGCGGTCAAGGGCGAGAGCGCGCCGCGCGAGGTGGTCAACACCTTCACCCGGCACGGCCCGGTGCTGCTGGCCGAGCCGGGCAGGCAGCGCGCGTTCGCCTTGCGCGCGGCCTGGCTCGAGCCCGGCATGGCGCCTTACTTCGGCTCCATGGACTACATGCGCGCGCGCAACTGGGACCAGTTCCGCGCGGCCATGAATCGCTGGGGCGCGCCGGGCGAGAACCAGGTCTATGCGGACACCGGCGGCAACGTCGGCTGGATCCCCGGCGGCCTGACGCCCATCCGGCCCAACTGGGACGGCCTGATGCCGGTGCCGGGCGACGGCCGCTACGAGTGGTCGGGCTTTCGCAACGGCGACGAGCTGCCCTTCGAGTTCAATCCTGCGCGCGGCTACGTGGTGACGGCGAACGAGAACAACATTCCGCCCGACCATCCCGCGGCGAAGAAGGGCGTGGGCTACGAGTGGAGCGACGCGGCGCGCGCGCGGCGGCTCAAGGAGCTCTTCGCCGCCAAGGTGGCAGCGGGCTCGCGCTTTTCCATCGAGGATTCGGAGCGCATGCAGAACGACATCGTCGCGACGCCGGCTCAGCGCGTGCTGAAGCTGCTGGCAGGCCTGCGCAGCGACGATGCGCAGACGGCCGCGGCACTGCGCATGCTGCAGGGCTGGGACGGCACCATGGACCGCGACAGCGCGCCGGCGGCGCTGTACGAGGTGTGGAGCAGCAAGTTCCTGCGCCCGGCCGTGCTGAAGGCGGGCGCGGGGGACGCGGGTGCGGCGCTGGCCGCACCGGGGGACAACACCCGCATGGTGCTGCTGCTGGAGAACCCCTTCGGCTGGGTGTCGAACGAGCAGCGCGATGCGCTGCTGCTCAAGACGCTGCCGGCCGCGATGCAGGAACTCGGCGCCAGGCTCGGCTCCGACACCGCGTCCTGGAAGTGGGGCGCGCTGCATCGTGCGGAGTTCCGGCATCCGCTGGCGGGTGTGGTCGATCCGGCCACGCGCAGGAAGCTGGACGTCGGCGACTGGCCGATGTCGGGTTCTTCCTTCACACCGATGGCCGCGACCTATCGCGCGAGCGACTACAAGTTGACCGCGGGTGCCTCGTTCCGCATGGTGCTGGACGTGGGCAACTGGGACGCCTCGCGGGTCGTCAATGCGCCGGGGCAGTCGGGCAACCCGGACAGCCCCAACTACCGCGACCTCGCGCCGCTGTGGCTCGACGGCAAGTACGTGCCTTTGGTCTACAGCAGGTCGGCGGTCGAGAAGGAGACGCTGGAGAGAATCCAGCTGACGCCGGGCAAGTGA
- a CDS encoding lipocalin-like domain-containing protein, which yields MSSMPSMPFMPFMPSRRSLLLAALAAGPLAAWALPERRLEFPRDFGSHPDLHTEWWYITGHAKTQAGREFGFQVTFFRSRVEAALGMRSAFAAKHLVFAHAAVSDLEGRVLLHDQRIARAGFGVAEASANDTDVRIRDWSLARENGIYVARIPAGEFTLDLRFTPTQPVLLQGKAGLSRKGPEESQASYYYSEPQLRAQGKLMIKGQGFDVGGTAWLDHEWSEALMHPEAVGWDWIGMNLHDGSALTAFHLRRRDGSALWGGGSFRQRDGTARIFGNDEVRFESLKTWDSPRTQAKYPTQWRVRTPAGSFEVRALLDDQELDSRGSTGGVYWEGLSDLLDAQGRRVGRGYLEMTGYAAPLKL from the coding sequence ATGTCTTCGATGCCTTCCATGCCGTTCATGCCGTTCATGCCGTCGCGGCGCAGCCTGCTGCTGGCCGCGCTCGCCGCGGGCCCGCTCGCGGCGTGGGCGCTGCCCGAGCGCCGGCTCGAGTTTCCACGCGACTTCGGCAGCCACCCCGACCTGCACACCGAGTGGTGGTACATCACCGGCCATGCGAAGACGCAGGCAGGCCGCGAGTTCGGCTTCCAGGTGACCTTCTTCCGCTCGCGCGTCGAGGCCGCGCTGGGCATGCGCTCGGCTTTCGCGGCGAAGCACCTGGTGTTTGCGCACGCGGCGGTCAGCGATCTCGAGGGCCGCGTGCTGCTGCACGACCAGCGCATCGCGCGCGCGGGCTTCGGCGTGGCGGAGGCGAGCGCGAACGACACCGACGTGCGCATCCGCGACTGGTCGCTGGCGCGCGAGAACGGCATCTACGTGGCGCGCATTCCCGCCGGCGAGTTCACGCTCGACCTGCGCTTCACGCCGACCCAGCCCGTGCTGCTGCAGGGCAAGGCCGGACTGTCGCGCAAGGGGCCCGAGGAATCGCAGGCCAGCTACTACTACAGCGAGCCCCAGCTCAGGGCCCAGGGCAAGCTCATGATCAAGGGCCAGGGCTTCGACGTGGGCGGCACGGCGTGGCTCGACCACGAATGGAGCGAGGCGCTGATGCACCCCGAGGCGGTGGGCTGGGACTGGATCGGCATGAACCTCCACGACGGCAGCGCGCTCACCGCCTTTCACCTGCGCCGCCGCGACGGCAGCGCGCTGTGGGGCGGGGGATCGTTCCGGCAGCGCGACGGCACGGCGCGCATCTTCGGCAACGACGAGGTGCGCTTCGAGTCCCTGAAGACCTGGGACAGTCCGCGCACGCAGGCGAAGTACCCGACGCAATGGCGCGTTCGAACGCCTGCCGGCAGCTTCGAGGTGCGCGCCCTGCTCGACGACCAGGAACTCGACAGCCGCGGCTCCACCGGCGGCGTGTACTGGGAAGGCCTGAGCGATCTGCTCGATGCGCAGGGCCGGCGCGTCGGCCGCGGCTACCTGGAGATGACCGGCTACGCTGCGCCGCTGAAGCTGTAG
- a CDS encoding PLP-dependent cysteine synthase family protein, whose translation MQQQPSSSLSPASCSGWLDGAIRRIEADYQRSADTHLIPLPLPSLAASGIDLYLKDESTHPTGSLKHRLARSLFLYALCNGWVREGTTIVEASSGSTAVSEAYFARLLGLPFIAVMPRSTSPEKIAQIAFYGASCHFVDHAAQVYEEARALAERTGGHYMDQFTYAERATDWRGNNNIAESMFQQMARERHPVPKWIVVGAGTGGTSATIGRYLRFRCHDTQVCVADPEGSVFSAYHRTGDATLTAAGSRIEGIGRPRVEPSFIRTLVDRMIEVPNLDSVAAMHALSALIGRRVGPSTGTNFTGMLALAHEMRAAGQQGSILSLLCDAGERYLPSYHDAAWVRNAFGDIAPAQQRIDALVAA comes from the coding sequence ATGCAGCAGCAACCCTCCTCTTCACTGTCTCCAGCCTCGTGCAGCGGCTGGCTCGACGGCGCCATCCGCCGCATCGAGGCCGACTACCAGCGCAGCGCCGACACGCACCTGATTCCGCTGCCGCTGCCTTCGCTGGCCGCGAGCGGCATCGACCTGTACCTGAAGGACGAGTCGACCCATCCGACCGGCAGCCTCAAGCACCGGCTCGCACGTTCGCTCTTTCTCTATGCACTGTGCAACGGCTGGGTGCGCGAAGGCACGACCATCGTCGAAGCCTCGAGCGGTTCCACCGCGGTGAGCGAGGCCTACTTCGCGCGGCTGCTGGGCCTGCCCTTCATCGCGGTGATGCCGCGCAGCACCTCGCCCGAGAAGATCGCGCAGATCGCCTTCTACGGCGCGAGTTGCCACTTCGTCGACCATGCCGCGCAGGTCTACGAAGAGGCCCGCGCGCTGGCCGAACGCACCGGCGGGCACTACATGGACCAGTTCACCTACGCCGAGCGCGCGACCGACTGGCGCGGCAACAACAACATCGCCGAGAGCATGTTCCAGCAGATGGCGCGAGAGCGCCATCCGGTGCCGAAGTGGATCGTGGTAGGCGCGGGCACGGGCGGCACCAGCGCCACCATCGGGCGCTACCTGCGCTTTCGCTGCCATGACACGCAGGTGTGTGTGGCCGACCCCGAAGGCTCGGTGTTCTCGGCCTACCACCGCACGGGCGACGCCACGCTCACGGCAGCGGGATCGCGCATCGAAGGCATCGGCCGGCCGAGGGTGGAGCCGAGCTTCATCCGCACGCTGGTCGACCGGATGATCGAGGTGCCCAACCTCGACTCGGTGGCCGCCATGCACGCGCTGTCGGCGCTGATCGGCCGCAGGGTGGGCCCTTCCACCGGCACCAACTTCACCGGCATGCTGGCACTGGCGCACGAGATGCGCGCGGCCGGACAGCAGGGTTCGATCCTTTCGCTGCTGTGCGACGCGGGCGAGCGCTACCTGCCGAGCTACCACGATGCCGCGTGGGTGCGCAACGCCTTCGGCGACATCGCGCCCGCGCAGCAGCGCATCGACGCACTGGTGGCAGCGTGA
- a CDS encoding YXWGXW repeat-containing protein, protein MKIRFAMLAVASVLSALASPMAANAQVSVHIDVPGLVMTAPPPPRYEPLPPPRGGFVWVPGRWAWDGRAYAWRPGGWERERAGYAYAPGRWIEDRGGWRWAEGDWRRREAFREARREREWEREREWDDHRRHDRDHDRNHWQSHDRGREFCPPGQAKRGNC, encoded by the coding sequence ATGAAGATTCGATTCGCCATGCTGGCCGTGGCCAGCGTCCTTTCCGCCCTTGCGAGCCCGATGGCGGCCAACGCGCAGGTCTCGGTCCACATCGACGTGCCCGGCCTGGTGATGACGGCGCCGCCCCCGCCGCGCTACGAGCCGCTCCCGCCGCCGCGCGGCGGCTTCGTGTGGGTGCCGGGCCGCTGGGCCTGGGACGGCCGCGCCTATGCATGGCGTCCGGGCGGCTGGGAGCGGGAGCGCGCGGGGTATGCGTATGCGCCGGGACGCTGGATCGAGGACCGCGGCGGATGGCGCTGGGCCGAAGGCGACTGGCGGCGGCGCGAAGCCTTCCGCGAGGCGCGCCGGGAGCGGGAATGGGAGCGCGAGCGCGAGTGGGACGACCACCGCCGCCACGACCGCGATCACGACCGCAACCACTGGCAGAGCCATGACCGCGGACGCGAGTTCTGCCCGCCGGGCCAAGCCAAGCGCGGCAACTGCTGA